In Halobaculum rubrum, the following are encoded in one genomic region:
- the hmgA gene encoding hydroxymethylglutaryl-CoA reductase (NADPH) has translation MTDTDAETLAERVRDGDLRLYELEEHADADTAAAARRLLVEEHSGADLSTGGEYAFDAADAESNIENMLGAIQIPLGVVGPVEIDGGAISGEQYLPMATTEGALLASVNRGCAALNTAGGAGARVLKNRMTRAPAFRVADVAEAEALSSWVRDNVDALREAAESTTSHGELKEATPYVVGNTVFVRFAYDTKDAMGMNMATIATEEACDVIEAETTASLVALSGNLCTDKKPAAINAVEGRGRTVAADVTIPRETVAETLKTTPEAVAEVNTRKNLVGSAKAGSLGFNAHVANSVAAMFLATGQDAAQVVEGANAITTAEVDDDGDLYVSVTIASLEVGTVGGGTTLPTQSEALDVLGIRGGGDPAGSNGDALAEAVAVAALAGELSLLSALGSRNLSSAHASLGR, from the coding sequence ATGACCGATACCGACGCCGAGACGCTCGCCGAGCGCGTGCGCGACGGCGACCTTCGCCTGTACGAGTTGGAGGAGCACGCCGACGCCGACACCGCCGCCGCGGCGCGACGGCTGCTCGTCGAGGAACACTCCGGTGCCGACCTCTCGACCGGCGGCGAGTACGCCTTCGACGCCGCAGACGCCGAGTCGAACATCGAGAACATGCTGGGCGCGATCCAGATCCCGCTGGGCGTCGTCGGCCCCGTCGAGATCGACGGCGGCGCCATCTCGGGAGAGCAGTACCTCCCGATGGCGACCACGGAGGGGGCACTGCTCGCGTCGGTCAACCGCGGCTGCGCGGCGCTCAACACGGCCGGCGGGGCGGGCGCGCGCGTCCTCAAAAACCGGATGACGCGCGCGCCGGCGTTCCGCGTCGCCGACGTTGCCGAGGCGGAGGCGCTGTCCTCGTGGGTTCGGGACAACGTCGACGCGCTGCGGGAGGCCGCCGAGTCGACGACGAGCCACGGCGAGCTGAAGGAGGCGACGCCGTACGTCGTCGGCAACACCGTGTTCGTCCGCTTCGCCTACGACACGAAGGACGCGATGGGGATGAACATGGCCACCATCGCCACCGAGGAAGCCTGCGACGTGATAGAAGCCGAGACGACCGCCTCGCTCGTCGCGCTGTCGGGCAACCTCTGTACCGACAAGAAGCCCGCCGCGATCAACGCCGTCGAAGGTCGGGGGCGGACGGTCGCCGCCGACGTGACGATCCCCCGCGAGACGGTCGCTGAGACCCTGAAGACGACGCCCGAGGCCGTCGCCGAGGTGAACACCCGCAAGAACCTCGTCGGCTCCGCGAAGGCCGGCAGTCTGGGATTCAACGCCCACGTCGCCAACAGCGTCGCGGCGATGTTCCTCGCGACCGGACAGGACGCCGCGCAGGTCGTCGAGGGCGCGAACGCGATCACCACCGCCGAGGTCGACGACGACGGGGACCTCTATGTCTCGGTCACCATCGCGTCGCTGGAGGTCGGGACCGTCGGCGGCGGGACGACGCTCCCCACGCAGTCGGAGGCGCTGGACGTGCTCGGGATCCGCGGCGGCGGCGACCCCGCCGGCAGCAACGGCGACGCGCTCGCGGAGGCGGTCGCGGTCGCGGCGCTGGCGGGCGAACTCTCCCTGCTGTCGGCGCTCGGGTCGCGGAACCTCTCGTCGGCACACGCGAGTCTCGGTCGATAG
- a CDS encoding DUF6149 family protein — translation MKLRQNVRHWAAKRALTTPVVGDYVNDRLVDMHTDIFLNKADEDRREERRAHLDDFFDATMDTYVAALEAGYPEAEAREITHLQANFDFFNHGWAEMMEIPSDELEEHYRRYEEFFRRYGITIDDPLGEFRPADGVTEAPETPDRMEDGEFENAVAGFADDAYVEDADGELHVGGTDEPEDVDVSAAPGVDESDVDDDAEATAD, via the coding sequence ATGAAGCTCCGGCAGAACGTCCGCCACTGGGCCGCCAAGCGCGCGCTCACCACGCCGGTCGTCGGCGACTACGTCAACGACAGGCTCGTCGACATGCATACGGACATCTTCCTGAACAAGGCCGACGAGGACCGTCGCGAGGAACGTCGCGCGCACCTCGACGACTTCTTCGACGCGACGATGGACACCTACGTCGCGGCGCTGGAGGCGGGCTACCCCGAGGCGGAGGCCCGCGAGATCACCCACCTGCAGGCGAACTTCGATTTCTTCAACCACGGATGGGCCGAGATGATGGAGATCCCCAGCGACGAACTGGAGGAACACTACCGTCGCTACGAGGAGTTCTTCCGGCGGTACGGCATCACCATCGACGACCCGCTCGGCGAGTTCCGTCCCGCCGACGGCGTCACTGAGGCTCCGGAGACCCCCGACCGAATGGAGGACGGAGAGTTCGAGAACGCCGTCGCCGGGTTCGCCGACGACGCGTACGTCGAGGACGCCGACGGCGAACTCCACGTCGGCGGCACCGACGAGCCGGAGGACGTCGACGTGAGCGCCGCGCCGGGCGTCGACGAGAGCGACGTCGACGACGACGCCGAGGCGACGGCGGACTGA
- a CDS encoding winged helix-turn-helix domain-containing protein: MSRSAEEAVDHAGEADLDPAEAFALLGNETRIDILQSLHEATIERGDDQPVAFSELYDRTDLNDSAHFNYHLKQLLDHFVRKIECGDDAADGDGGSVGDTAGATAADDCVEGYEFRTPGWKVVRSVFAGTFTGRSELGPFDAPGACYECDGDLEARYANELLTIACTECGRTPVNYSFPPGGLADRTPAEFLDAFHHHVRHHYCLAADGVCPECMGRMETDLVTETAVPGQDVAVRHTCGRCDNRLTSAVGVNLLDTAPVLTFFAERGVDLTTEPFWTHPWTVSDGHTRVVSEDPLRVRLDLPCDGDVIRVTVDETLEVLDAETNEPTETNTADDDVEADA; the protein is encoded by the coding sequence ATGAGCAGATCCGCGGAGGAGGCCGTCGACCACGCGGGGGAGGCGGACCTCGACCCGGCGGAGGCGTTCGCCCTCCTCGGCAACGAGACCCGCATCGACATCCTCCAGTCGCTGCACGAGGCGACGATCGAGCGCGGCGACGACCAACCGGTCGCGTTCTCCGAGCTGTACGACCGCACCGACCTGAACGACAGCGCGCACTTCAACTACCACCTGAAGCAGCTACTCGACCACTTCGTCCGCAAGATCGAGTGCGGCGACGACGCCGCCGACGGGGACGGTGGTTCCGTCGGCGACACCGCCGGCGCCACGGCGGCCGACGACTGCGTCGAGGGGTACGAGTTCCGCACGCCGGGCTGGAAGGTCGTGCGCTCGGTGTTCGCGGGGACGTTCACCGGCCGCAGCGAGCTGGGGCCGTTCGACGCGCCAGGGGCGTGTTACGAGTGCGACGGCGACCTGGAGGCGCGGTACGCGAACGAGCTGCTCACGATCGCGTGTACCGAGTGCGGGCGCACGCCGGTGAACTACTCGTTCCCGCCGGGCGGTCTCGCCGACCGGACGCCCGCGGAGTTCCTCGACGCGTTCCATCACCACGTCCGCCACCACTACTGTCTCGCCGCCGACGGCGTCTGCCCGGAGTGTATGGGGCGCATGGAGACCGATCTGGTCACCGAGACCGCCGTTCCCGGACAGGACGTCGCGGTGCGCCACACCTGCGGCCGCTGTGACAACCGGCTCACCTCCGCCGTCGGCGTGAACCTCCTCGACACCGCGCCCGTGCTCACGTTCTTCGCCGAGCGCGGCGTCGACCTCACGACCGAGCCGTTCTGGACGCATCCGTGGACCGTCAGCGACGGGCACACGAGGGTGGTGAGCGAGGATCCGCTCCGCGTTCGGCTCGATCTCCCCTGCGACGGCGACGTGATCCGCGTCACCGTCGACGAGACGCTCGAGGTGCTCGACGCGGAGACGAACGAGCCGACAGAGACGAACACAGCCGACGACGATGTCGAGGCCGACGCGTAG
- a CDS encoding GNAT family N-acetyltransferase, with translation MEIRPLRGEELEAFVDDLWIPFQREAAADEPFHPLVDDLRTPGIDHREDRLADDDAADLVAVVDGDRVGFASATREPTAPVFDRDPNCHVSELYVAEAYRRRGVATALLDACVDRGREWGCETASISVAVDNDAALALYEREGFEVRRRRLLRGIDGRADTRVDDEDGDGGTERGVDA, from the coding sequence ATGGAGATCCGACCGCTCCGAGGCGAGGAACTCGAGGCGTTCGTCGACGACCTCTGGATACCGTTTCAGCGCGAGGCCGCCGCGGACGAGCCGTTCCACCCCCTCGTCGACGACCTCCGGACTCCCGGGATCGACCACCGCGAGGACCGCCTCGCGGACGACGACGCCGCCGACCTCGTCGCGGTCGTCGACGGCGATCGCGTCGGCTTCGCGTCGGCGACCCGGGAGCCGACGGCGCCGGTCTTCGACCGCGATCCGAACTGCCACGTCTCGGAGCTGTACGTCGCCGAGGCGTATCGCCGTCGGGGCGTCGCGACGGCCCTCCTCGACGCCTGTGTGGATCGGGGCCGCGAGTGGGGCTGCGAGACGGCGTCGATCTCCGTGGCCGTCGACAACGACGCCGCCCTGGCGCTGTACGAGCGCGAGGGCTTCGAGGTACGTCGCCGCCGCCTTCTGCGCGGGATCGACGGCAGGGCCGACACCCGCGTCGATGACGAGGACGGCGACGGCGGGACCGAGCGCGGCGTGGACGCCTAG
- a CDS encoding TrmB family transcriptional regulator, giving the protein MADLRDLGLSEYESRAYRSLLDIGPATAKELSESSGVPMGRVYDVLNSLERHRLARSQAASRPKKYLAVEPDAALDRLLEEKRRELDEQAEQYEAVVEELSTELDAGDPPDEQFWTAALGPEETADLLLERLSAADERVVMIAAAPASGLDIGAVGEAITEELESALERGVAVSLLLSEELPGQLPEGVGERYFDRMADHPNFVVRTAPGLRGTFTLVDDAEVCMEVPSPVDPDESFAMIDLKDPEFAGDVRRTFRERWEESSPLSL; this is encoded by the coding sequence ATGGCCGACCTTCGCGACCTGGGACTCTCCGAGTACGAGTCCCGCGCGTACCGATCGCTGCTCGATATCGGACCGGCAACCGCAAAGGAGTTGTCCGAGTCCAGCGGCGTGCCGATGGGACGGGTGTACGACGTCCTCAACAGCCTCGAACGGCACCGACTCGCCCGGAGCCAGGCGGCGAGCCGGCCGAAGAAGTACCTCGCGGTCGAGCCGGACGCCGCCCTCGATCGGCTCTTGGAGGAGAAGCGACGCGAGCTCGACGAGCAGGCCGAGCAGTACGAGGCCGTCGTCGAGGAGCTCTCCACGGAGTTGGATGCCGGCGACCCCCCCGACGAGCAGTTCTGGACGGCCGCGCTTGGCCCCGAGGAGACGGCCGATCTGCTGCTCGAACGGCTGTCCGCGGCCGACGAGCGCGTCGTGATGATCGCCGCCGCGCCGGCGTCCGGACTCGACATCGGCGCCGTCGGCGAGGCGATCACCGAAGAGCTGGAGTCGGCGCTCGAACGCGGCGTCGCCGTGTCGCTGTTGCTGTCGGAGGAGCTCCCCGGGCAGCTCCCCGAGGGCGTCGGCGAGCGATACTTCGACCGGATGGCCGACCACCCGAACTTCGTGGTTCGGACCGCGCCGGGGCTGCGCGGGACGTTCACGCTCGTCGACGACGCGGAGGTGTGCATGGAGGTTCCGAGCCCGGTCGACCCCGACGAGTCGTTCGCGATGATCGACCTGAAGGACCCCGAGTTCGCCGGCGACGTTCGCCGGACGTTCCGCGAGCGGTGGGAAGAATCGTCGCCGCTGTCGCTGTGA
- a CDS encoding HIT family protein, whose amino-acid sequence MDQVFAPWRIEWVDRDADEDAIDGCPFCVLPERGNDRDSRIVARSERAFVLLNNYPYNPGHVMVIPRVHEGEFPALDDATLLDHARLKQRTMRALEDALGPDGLNAGMNLGGDAAGGSIDDHLHTHVVPRWGGDTNFMPVISDTKVIVEALEDTWERLRDALAEQEGARAGDDDEAVRFAFE is encoded by the coding sequence ATGGATCAGGTGTTCGCGCCGTGGCGGATCGAGTGGGTCGACCGGGACGCCGACGAGGACGCGATCGACGGCTGTCCGTTCTGCGTGCTTCCCGAGCGCGGGAACGACCGCGACTCCCGGATCGTCGCCCGCAGCGAGCGCGCGTTCGTCCTGCTCAACAACTACCCGTACAACCCGGGCCACGTCATGGTGATCCCGCGGGTCCACGAGGGGGAGTTCCCCGCCCTCGACGACGCGACGCTGTTGGATCACGCCCGCCTGAAGCAGCGGACGATGCGCGCACTCGAGGACGCGCTCGGCCCGGACGGACTCAACGCCGGGATGAACCTCGGCGGCGACGCCGCCGGCGGCTCCATCGACGACCACCTCCACACCCACGTCGTCCCGCGGTGGGGCGGCGACACGAACTTCATGCCGGTCATCTCGGACACGAAGGTGATCGTCGAGGCGCTCGAGGACACCTGGGAGCGCCTCCGGGACGCCCTCGCCGAGCAGGAGGGCGCCCGCGCCGGCGACGACGACGAGGCGGTGCGGTTCGCGTTCGAGTAG
- a CDS encoding DUF5817 domain-containing protein encodes MYAVVGCRSCGTYWLVSDPDRQESATCPRCETRHPTDRLNRFHESDDRAAAAQARAKLLADKHGQSEAFERAGTVAELERELDGFEGAVDDREYLEGSGLDADEVAAAGADDAGGSRSRDEVVRDALREGNATEEAVVAYATDHGVPAEAARDVLDRLTRRGEASESRGEYRLL; translated from the coding sequence ATGTACGCGGTCGTCGGTTGTCGTTCCTGTGGCACCTACTGGCTCGTCAGCGATCCCGACCGACAGGAGTCGGCGACCTGCCCGCGCTGTGAGACGCGGCACCCGACCGACCGGCTGAACCGCTTCCACGAGTCGGACGACCGGGCGGCGGCCGCGCAGGCGCGGGCGAAACTGCTCGCCGACAAGCACGGACAGTCCGAAGCGTTCGAGCGTGCGGGGACGGTCGCCGAGCTGGAGCGGGAACTGGACGGGTTCGAGGGCGCCGTCGACGACCGGGAGTACCTGGAGGGGTCCGGGCTCGACGCCGACGAGGTCGCGGCCGCGGGCGCCGACGACGCCGGTGGGTCGCGCTCGCGCGACGAGGTGGTCCGCGACGCGCTCAGGGAGGGCAACGCGACCGAGGAGGCCGTCGTCGCGTACGCGACCGACCACGGCGTCCCCGCCGAGGCGGCGCGGGACGTTCTCGACCGGCTGACGCGCCGCGGCGAGGCGTCCGAGTCGCGCGGCGAGTATCGACTCCTGTAA
- a CDS encoding amidohydrolase gives MTDPADLVVVDAEVHTLADPDETYDAFAVRDGRVVRLGTTYDVEFLAGADTETIDADGRVAIPGLIDAHTHLLNAGRSLVHADLSTAGSPSDAVELLRERADEIGAGDADSDDDGGDEWVLGFGYDESTWDESRYLTREDLHEVSGTTPVVAFREDMHVAAVNDPVLDRLGDGMPEGDVHTEGGDPTGVIVEEAVDPVYEAIEPDAEEAEELIRAAQATANERGVTTIHDMVRKSKAPQVYRDLDLADELTLRVRINYWADHYESLVDAGLRTNHGSDMVQVGGVKSYTDGTFGGRTAKLHEPYADDADETGTWVLDPDEIRDLVTRADDHGFQVTLHAIGDAAIDAVLDAYEETDDPGAARHRIEHSELATDEAIERMADLGVIASMQPNFHKWGFEEGLYDARLGDRRTDANRLPAYLDADAPLAFGSDCMPLDPLLGVHYAVNAPSEDQSLGVTEALRAYTVGAAYAGFDEDRLGTLETGKRGDFVLLDESPWEMSDRIDEIAVALTAVDGDVVYDGR, from the coding sequence ATGACCGACCCCGCCGACCTCGTCGTCGTCGACGCCGAGGTGCACACGCTCGCCGACCCCGACGAGACGTACGACGCGTTCGCCGTCCGCGACGGTCGCGTCGTCCGGCTCGGCACCACCTACGACGTGGAGTTCCTCGCCGGCGCCGACACCGAGACGATCGATGCCGACGGCCGCGTCGCGATCCCGGGCCTGATCGACGCGCACACGCATCTGCTCAACGCGGGCCGCTCGCTCGTCCACGCCGATCTCTCGACGGCGGGCTCCCCGAGCGACGCGGTCGAGCTGCTTCGCGAACGCGCCGACGAGATCGGCGCCGGTGACGCCGACAGCGACGACGACGGCGGCGACGAGTGGGTGCTCGGCTTCGGCTACGACGAGTCGACGTGGGACGAGTCCCGCTACCTCACCCGCGAGGATCTCCACGAGGTCTCCGGGACGACGCCGGTCGTCGCCTTTCGCGAGGACATGCACGTCGCCGCGGTCAACGACCCGGTCCTCGACCGCCTCGGCGACGGGATGCCCGAGGGGGACGTACACACCGAGGGCGGCGACCCGACCGGCGTGATCGTCGAGGAGGCGGTCGACCCCGTCTACGAGGCGATCGAGCCCGACGCCGAGGAGGCCGAGGAGCTGATCCGCGCGGCGCAGGCGACCGCCAACGAGCGCGGAGTCACGACGATCCACGACATGGTCCGGAAGTCGAAGGCGCCGCAGGTGTATCGCGACCTCGATCTGGCGGACGAACTCACGCTGCGCGTGCGGATCAACTACTGGGCCGACCACTACGAGTCCCTCGTCGATGCCGGTCTCCGCACGAACCACGGCAGCGACATGGTACAGGTCGGCGGTGTCAAGTCCTACACCGACGGCACGTTCGGCGGCCGGACGGCGAAGCTCCACGAGCCGTACGCCGACGACGCCGACGAGACCGGGACGTGGGTGCTCGATCCCGACGAGATCCGCGACCTCGTGACCCGCGCCGACGACCACGGGTTCCAGGTGACGCTACACGCGATCGGCGACGCCGCGATCGACGCCGTGCTCGACGCCTACGAGGAGACCGACGACCCGGGCGCCGCACGCCACCGGATCGAGCACAGCGAACTCGCGACCGACGAGGCGATCGAGCGGATGGCCGATCTGGGCGTGATCGCGTCGATGCAGCCCAACTTCCACAAGTGGGGCTTCGAGGAGGGACTGTACGACGCGCGCCTCGGCGACCGGCGCACCGACGCGAACCGCCTGCCCGCCTACCTCGACGCCGACGCGCCGCTGGCGTTCGGCAGCGACTGCATGCCGCTGGACCCGCTGCTGGGCGTTCACTACGCGGTCAACGCCCCCAGCGAGGACCAGTCGCTCGGCGTCACCGAGGCGCTGCGGGCGTACACTGTGGGCGCCGCGTACGCCGGCTTCGACGAGGACCGACTCGGGACGCTAGAGACCGGAAAGCGCGGGGACTTCGTCCTCCTCGACGAGTCGCCGTGGGAGATGTCCGACCGGATCGACGAGATCGCCGTGGCGCTAACTGCGGTCGACGGCGACGTGGTGTACGACGGTCGGTGA
- a CDS encoding DUF7124 domain-containing protein, whose amino-acid sequence MDAGGSSDMTLAFELDALQSLADPNAVFNDARGWTEYVGVVSEKPTYVVTNFTRKHRVRQDFFSGPRGVVESLENVKRQFDTGRHVFVGTTDEDRAVAEETGWEFLPLARAAEAAGWTTTDPDEESDHFGDDTRDDWP is encoded by the coding sequence ATGGATGCCGGCGGTTCGAGCGACATGACGCTCGCTTTCGAGTTGGACGCGCTGCAGTCGTTGGCCGATCCGAACGCGGTGTTCAACGACGCGCGCGGGTGGACGGAGTACGTCGGCGTGGTCTCGGAGAAGCCCACCTACGTCGTCACCAACTTCACCCGGAAGCACCGCGTCCGACAGGACTTCTTTTCGGGCCCGCGCGGGGTGGTCGAGTCGCTGGAGAACGTGAAACGCCAGTTCGACACCGGCCGGCACGTGTTCGTCGGAACGACCGACGAGGACCGCGCGGTCGCCGAGGAGACCGGCTGGGAGTTCCTCCCGCTGGCTCGGGCCGCCGAGGCGGCCGGGTGGACGACGACCGACCCCGACGAGGAGTCCGACCACTTCGGCGACGACACCCGCGACGACTGGCCCTGA
- the mptA gene encoding GTP cyclohydrolase MptA yields the protein MSHQLPDVQASRPDVSVGLSQVGVTGVDKLVKIDRGDQRPWVFMAEFSVFVDLPGERKGIDMSRNMEVIDEVLEAATREEAYRIEDVCGDAADRLLAKHDYTTTAEIEMTAELATREDTPASGRETQSTFTVVASAVADEDGTREEIGAEVTGMTVCPCSQGMSESRARDKLAELGVDDEVAEEFLDAVPQPGHSQRGHATLTFTADGTPDVDLLDVIDTARDAMSGRIYNYAKRPDEDYMTYEAHMDAKFVEDCVRALAEDVVETYDHLDDDVVVHMRQSNDESIHQHNAHAEREITMGTLREELVR from the coding sequence ATGAGTCACCAGTTGCCGGACGTGCAGGCCAGTCGGCCGGACGTCTCAGTCGGGCTCAGTCAGGTCGGCGTCACCGGCGTCGACAAACTCGTGAAGATCGACCGCGGCGACCAGCGACCGTGGGTATTCATGGCCGAGTTCTCGGTGTTCGTCGACCTCCCGGGCGAGCGCAAGGGGATCGACATGAGCCGGAACATGGAGGTCATCGACGAGGTGCTGGAGGCGGCGACGCGCGAGGAGGCGTACCGCATCGAGGACGTCTGCGGCGACGCCGCCGACCGGCTGCTCGCGAAACACGACTACACGACGACCGCGGAGATCGAGATGACCGCCGAGCTCGCGACCCGTGAGGACACCCCCGCATCCGGCCGGGAGACCCAGTCGACGTTCACCGTCGTCGCCTCCGCCGTCGCCGACGAGGACGGCACCCGCGAGGAGATCGGCGCCGAGGTGACCGGGATGACCGTCTGTCCGTGTTCACAGGGCATGTCCGAGTCGCGCGCCCGCGACAAGCTCGCCGAGCTCGGCGTCGACGACGAGGTCGCCGAGGAGTTCCTCGACGCCGTCCCGCAGCCGGGACACTCCCAGCGCGGCCACGCCACGCTCACGTTCACGGCCGACGGGACGCCCGACGTCGACCTCCTCGACGTGATCGACACCGCGCGTGACGCGATGAGCGGGCGGATATACAACTACGCCAAGCGTCCCGACGAGGACTACATGACCTACGAGGCGCACATGGACGCGAAGTTCGTCGAGGACTGCGTCCGCGCGCTCGCCGAGGACGTGGTCGAGACGTACGACCACCTCGACGACGACGTGGTCGTCCACATGAGGCAGTCGAACGACGAGTCCATCCACCAGCACAACGCACACGCCGAGCGCGAGATCACGATGGGGACCCTGCGCGAGGAACTGGTGCGCTAA
- a CDS encoding cupin domain-containing protein codes for MDHEPHDPSADTEAVPGVNLAQLATGAEMSVQHFSIDPGAEVPSHSHRHEQAGYITAGALTFLLADGEEVVCEAGDSYVLAGEEVHGAENRGDEQVEGVDIFSPPRPNPDWQE; via the coding sequence ATGGACCACGAACCGCACGACCCGAGCGCGGACACCGAGGCCGTCCCGGGAGTCAACCTCGCGCAGTTGGCGACCGGCGCCGAAATGAGCGTCCAACACTTCTCGATCGATCCCGGCGCCGAGGTGCCGTCGCACAGCCACCGTCACGAACAGGCGGGGTACATCACCGCCGGCGCGCTGACGTTCCTCCTGGCCGACGGCGAGGAGGTCGTCTGTGAGGCCGGCGACTCGTACGTGCTCGCGGGCGAGGAGGTACACGGCGCCGAGAACCGCGGTGACGAGCAGGTCGAGGGCGTCGACATCTTCAGCCCGCCTCGGCCGAACCCCGACTGGCAGGAGTAA
- a CDS encoding NAD(P)/FAD-dependent oxidoreductase, which produces MSESFVIIGDGISGSSAAETLREEAPDADITVITDEGEALYNRILIKEFAKGKLPEAPISIHEEGWYEDRDIDLELDTLVTDIRTDDHEIETHEGDVLEYDKLLLAVGGTPQQLPVEGSDADGVHHFWTFQDARRIRESAEAADDAVIVGAGLLGIDLAAICGAQDIEGKYLMRGNSWWRYALNEEGAEIMHEAMRERGVEPVFESGVDHFETDDDGHVTAAIDPNGDRFEADFAGVAIGLNLNTELVEDTPIETDDGILVDEFMRTNDQDVFAAGDITRFNDLILGEQAQNGAWGSAKEQGTIAAKNMLEYGSEEFRWVSSYSITHFDFPFLSFGHPTLGDDEVMRSFGDDEWRRLALKDGKIVGGVLIGNLAPQSAYKQLMREQVDVSGQKDLLMTEGFSADDLETEGAAAE; this is translated from the coding sequence ATGAGCGAGTCGTTCGTCATCATCGGCGACGGGATCTCCGGTAGCTCTGCCGCCGAGACCCTCCGGGAGGAGGCGCCCGACGCCGACATCACCGTGATCACAGACGAGGGGGAGGCCCTTTACAATCGCATCCTCATCAAGGAGTTCGCCAAGGGGAAGCTTCCCGAGGCGCCCATCTCCATCCACGAGGAGGGGTGGTACGAGGACCGCGACATCGATCTCGAGCTCGACACGCTCGTCACGGATATCCGGACCGACGACCACGAGATCGAGACCCACGAGGGCGACGTGCTGGAGTACGACAAGCTGCTCCTCGCGGTCGGCGGCACGCCCCAGCAGCTCCCCGTCGAGGGGAGCGACGCCGACGGCGTCCACCACTTCTGGACGTTCCAGGACGCCCGGCGCATCCGCGAGTCGGCCGAGGCGGCCGACGACGCCGTCATCGTCGGCGCCGGCCTGCTCGGGATCGACCTGGCGGCCATCTGCGGCGCCCAGGACATCGAGGGCAAGTACCTGATGCGCGGCAACTCCTGGTGGCGCTACGCGCTCAACGAGGAGGGCGCGGAGATCATGCACGAGGCGATGCGCGAGCGCGGCGTCGAGCCCGTCTTCGAGTCGGGCGTCGACCACTTCGAGACGGACGACGACGGCCACGTGACGGCCGCGATCGACCCCAACGGCGACCGCTTCGAGGCCGACTTCGCGGGCGTCGCCATCGGGCTGAACCTCAACACCGAACTCGTCGAGGACACGCCCATCGAGACCGACGACGGGATCCTCGTCGACGAGTTCATGCGGACGAACGACCAGGACGTGTTCGCCGCCGGCGACATCACCCGGTTCAACGACCTGATCCTCGGCGAGCAGGCACAGAACGGCGCGTGGGGCAGCGCGAAGGAGCAGGGCACCATCGCCGCGAAGAACATGCTCGAGTACGGGTCCGAGGAGTTCCGCTGGGTCTCCTCGTACTCCATCACGCACTTCGACTTCCCGTTCCTCTCGTTTGGCCATCCGACGCTCGGCGACGACGAGGTCATGCGGTCGTTCGGCGACGACGAGTGGCGCCGCCTCGCGCTGAAGGACGGCAAGATCGTCGGCGGCGTCCTCATCGGCAACCTCGCGCCCCAGTCGGCGTACAAGCAGCTCATGCGCGAGCAGGTCGACGTGAGCGGGCAGAAGGACCTCCTCATGACCGAGGGCTTCTCCGCCGACGACCTCGAAACCGAGGGCGCGGCCGCCGAGTAA